One window of Dechloromonas sp. ZY10 genomic DNA carries:
- a CDS encoding class I SAM-dependent methyltransferase, whose protein sequence is MTDQNSLIAWKTQAWTNPDMVAWYAMRMTDSSGTNPLKNRVERHIVDRCVVGQDILDVGIGTGRGSLPLARRGYRVTGIDSSQAMLDETRRQAAETPIELRQGDVRELPVADAAFDTLISLNVMVHFPHWQPVLQEWKRVVRPGGRMLFDIHSLDHLEAALPAEQAREIAEAGLNDGAHGAYMSHMRVKDLVTWCSQNGLRILAIIPVGGFFGPPAYNRWIKPLEDRFAWKRLLSWLGHDNRLLDFAVFLEESFPAFLTSRSTCRFFALLENTDAAAENTAWLEQYAQFNERIAACGSQPEAALPHLLDPGWQQALCRHLAWPRNRQLLHLLLTELCRSFPQLNWRDLLPPAFVDLFDDWLLQEQIDDATLGMIRTWSTASVAGESLTHNGVPLAPGLEYHLMEALLTRHFGVFSGNRT, encoded by the coding sequence ATGACTGATCAAAATTCGCTGATTGCCTGGAAGACCCAGGCCTGGACCAACCCCGACATGGTCGCCTGGTACGCCATGCGGATGACCGACAGCAGCGGCACCAATCCGCTGAAAAACCGCGTCGAACGCCACATCGTGGACCGCTGTGTGGTCGGCCAGGACATCCTCGACGTCGGCATCGGCACCGGCCGGGGCTCGCTGCCGCTGGCGCGGCGTGGCTACCGGGTAACCGGCATCGACAGTTCGCAGGCCATGCTCGACGAAACCCGGCGCCAAGCCGCCGAAACCCCGATCGAACTGCGCCAGGGCGACGTTCGCGAACTGCCGGTCGCCGATGCAGCCTTCGATACCCTGATTTCGCTCAACGTGATGGTGCACTTCCCGCACTGGCAGCCGGTGCTGCAGGAATGGAAGCGGGTCGTCCGCCCCGGCGGCCGGATGTTGTTCGACATTCATTCGCTCGATCATCTGGAAGCGGCCCTGCCGGCCGAACAGGCCCGAGAGATTGCCGAAGCCGGCCTCAACGATGGTGCACACGGCGCCTATATGTCGCATATGCGGGTCAAAGACCTGGTGACCTGGTGCAGCCAAAACGGCTTGCGGATCCTCGCCATCATCCCGGTTGGCGGTTTTTTCGGCCCCCCGGCCTACAACCGCTGGATCAAGCCGCTGGAGGATCGCTTCGCCTGGAAACGCTTGCTTTCATGGCTTGGCCACGACAACCGCCTGCTCGACTTCGCGGTCTTTCTGGAAGAATCCTTCCCTGCTTTCCTGACCAGTCGCAGCACCTGCCGCTTTTTCGCCCTCCTCGAAAATACCGATGCGGCCGCTGAAAACACCGCGTGGCTGGAACAATACGCTCAGTTCAACGAGCGAATAGCTGCCTGCGGCAGCCAGCCGGAAGCCGCCCTGCCACACTTGCTCGACCCGGGTTGGCAACAGGCGCTCTGCCGTCATCTGGCCTGGCCGCGCAACCGCCAATTGCTGCACTTGCTGCTGACCGAGTTGTGCCGCAGTTTTCCGCAACTCAACTGGCGGGATTTGTTGCCTCCGGCCTTTGTCGATTTGTTCGATGACTGGCTGCTGCAAGAACAAATCGACGATGCCACGCTGGGCATGATCCGCACCTGGAGCACGGCTTCGGTAGCAGGAGAGTCGCTCACCCACAACGGCGTACCGCTCGCTCCCGGCCTCGAATACCACTTGATGGAAGCCCTGCTGACCCGCCATTTCGGCGTTTTCTCCGGTAACCGCACATGA
- a CDS encoding formyltransferase family protein, protein MKISLLCSSADHPVNPWLKAWQEKHAATHAIELVRRVADLDSGDLLFLISCSELVPAEVRQRFRHTLVLHASDLPHGRGWSPHIWELLAGAEHLTLSLLEAEDRVDSGRIWKKLQFPIPRTALWDEINARLFAAEIELLDYALQSPLPSAPQAQDESLGSSYYPRRSPEDSRLDPERSLAEQFNLLRVCDPARFPAFFDWHGQRYKLTLEKMSDDSADTQD, encoded by the coding sequence ATGAAAATCAGCCTGCTCTGCAGCAGCGCCGACCACCCGGTCAATCCCTGGCTCAAGGCCTGGCAGGAAAAGCACGCGGCAACGCACGCGATCGAACTGGTCCGACGGGTCGCCGATCTCGATTCGGGCGATCTGCTGTTCCTGATTTCCTGCAGCGAACTGGTGCCCGCCGAAGTCCGCCAGCGTTTCCGGCACACCCTGGTTCTGCATGCCAGTGATTTGCCGCACGGCCGGGGCTGGAGCCCCCACATCTGGGAACTGCTGGCGGGTGCCGAACACCTCACCCTGTCGCTGCTGGAAGCGGAAGACCGGGTCGATAGCGGCCGGATCTGGAAAAAACTGCAGTTTCCAATTCCCCGCACCGCGCTCTGGGACGAAATCAATGCCCGCCTGTTTGCCGCCGAGATCGAACTGCTCGATTACGCGCTGCAATCCCCGCTCCCGAGTGCGCCGCAAGCCCAGGACGAAAGCCTGGGCAGCAGCTACTATCCCCGGCGGAGCCCGGAGGATAGCCGGCTTGACCCGGAGCGCTCGCTGGCCGAACAATTCAACTTGCTGCGGGTCTGCGACCCGGCACGCTTCCCGGCTTTTTTCGACTGGCACGGGCAACGCTACAAACTGACCCTGGAGAAAATGTCCGATGACTCCGCAGACACTCAAGATTGA
- a CDS encoding GNAT family N-acetyltransferase, translating into MKPLTLLQGERLRLRPLSEADGDGDYPAWLNDQATNSGNAHGVFPYSREEARRYIAASHGRQDALILAIELLDGRHIGNIALQAIHPIYRRAEFAILLGDAACRGQGYGLEAGRLLCRHGFLRLNLHRIECGTFAGNTAMQRLALALGMREEGRRREAAFVAGHYQDIVEFGMTRNDFENQTAPAEKARHD; encoded by the coding sequence ATGAAGCCGCTGACCCTGCTTCAGGGCGAACGCCTGCGCCTGCGCCCGTTGAGCGAGGCCGATGGCGACGGCGACTACCCGGCCTGGCTCAACGACCAGGCGACCAACAGCGGCAATGCCCACGGCGTATTTCCCTACAGCCGCGAGGAGGCCCGGCGCTATATCGCTGCCAGCCACGGCCGCCAGGACGCGCTGATTCTTGCCATCGAACTGCTCGATGGTCGCCATATCGGCAATATTGCACTGCAGGCGATCCACCCGATTTACCGCCGCGCCGAATTTGCCATCCTGCTCGGCGACGCCGCTTGCCGGGGCCAGGGCTACGGCCTTGAAGCCGGGCGCCTGCTCTGCCGCCACGGCTTTCTCCGCCTCAACCTGCACCGCATCGAATGCGGCACCTTTGCCGGCAACACCGCCATGCAGCGCCTGGCCCTGGCGCTCGGGATGCGGGAAGAAGGACGCCGCCGCGAGGCTGCCTTCGTCGCCGGCCACTACCAAGACATCGTCGAATTCGGGATGACCCGGAACGATTTCGAGAACCAGACTGCTCCAGCCGAAAAGGCCCGTCATGACTGA
- a CDS encoding glycosyltransferase, with amino-acid sequence MKNPAILCLLWPRFARVVEPFLARNPGTTILTPRFQASQELVDAVARGNGQLVLIDDLLTEADANLCRERARAIATTISDHQQTLGWSDFSARWQIEPQALADEVTQVAEQTVPAQISLIQMLDKAAETYQVGLTILSEDLLALGKTTAYWSRLRKIPSIHLLHGVALARPYTVHDQLICDTLAVYGERSVESYLDAGIGGDRIRITGNPAWDDYAERIPRRTEEKARLHTTYGLDPEAPIVVFSPTWAHNLSAIADEHVFGRSLKAFIETIGDLQAQGLSINAIIKDRPSNYEFGRQRYEEICAELGVDRNNFLYLKDAPEPWVLAADVLIGVDSNILVEALLCGTPAINLMTDWGLRLGPSFDGDSGIVEVPAEELGKTLLKLIADPLWRADKIHRMHAAAPRYNIGIDGKASLRVAELMSELFRQQVAEQQGYVWQDCLDVPDIDATGYHGGARGDLVDFFTNSPKMLLDIGCAAGGTGAVFKQKYPQATAWGFELNRSAAAVASQRLDRVFTGKFEETDLAAAGLVPGSVDAVILADVLEHMYNPWKVMEALRPWLSPTAQIAISIPNVRNLALMDDLANGYFRYERLGLLDITHIRFFTYKELQRFFHETGYHVVKNVFGIDTRLSELFQRYKDRCPCDIDTGKMVIKNVSQDELMEMCSLQFFMLVEPGREQLVGYEQAGQFQQAPEHVYANFLNSHLITRPEAEMFERRLTEWETRLGHPPRVLVTVYIHAEWLGLLTPTINSLAQQYYDHVEVCIVSSAPMPAELQAGGRIAWHQSGDAPHAALNQVIAERECDWVLMLNGGDQIAPHSLLLLLEAAYSSPQARLIYADEDQYSTQSGSYERPFFKPDFDADYLRSLPWMGDCFLIARETFLALGGYAPEFAGMAEYQFQLRLLEHGGAEAFAHVQDVLFHRIGERSTALQPTEQLVALGQQALDQHLARQAATARSRAGTLPGTYAVDYPVPEQASVSIVLVSHNRAGTLARTLEALLEQTRSLPHGLSCEIVVIDAASDDPETLARLQAMDGSDNDRLRVFPADTIEHGYTRLLNLGAGQARGDFLLFLAADCVPLSPDWLPRLLAQAARPGIGCVGGRLIDKQGQIVSAGRVLGLLGDAASPWQGQKFDQPGYFGRLHCTQQRQALSLECLLLRRDDFLAAGGFDEGFRYLFADVDLCLRLRSHGLTHLWTPDVTLLHEKLDLLMLSDIPDDEKQGVYEVDRDCLYDRWLDQLSADPSYNRNLSLYDPDGVIEVRSELTKLKLTWRPLPRMLAIPMDNAGCGNYRIVQPFNAALQEKRLDGWCRFGTFHPLEVARMAPDVLYVQRHVLAQYQHALANYRRHFPQTKIIFELDDLMWAVPEKSIHRKDLPNNLKERAAQSLALCDRLIVTTEPLAEMMRDFAPDIRVIPNTIDLSVWGKLRAQRLNTPKPRVGWAGGSSHTGDLEILLPVIEALKDEVDWVFFGMHPAGAREMIAEYHGGVTFVEYAPKLATLNLDLALAPLEDNLFNECKSNLRLLEYGILGYPVIASDLTPYRCDLPVTLVENRSEAWISAIREAIADRGRLAQAGDKLRAAILRDWTLESQAEAWHDAWFNFAN; translated from the coding sequence ATGAAGAATCCCGCCATCCTTTGCCTGCTCTGGCCCCGTTTTGCCCGAGTCGTTGAGCCATTTCTGGCCCGAAATCCGGGCACCACGATCCTGACCCCCCGCTTCCAGGCCTCGCAGGAACTGGTTGATGCCGTTGCCCGGGGCAATGGGCAACTGGTCTTGATCGACGACTTGCTCACAGAAGCCGACGCCAACCTCTGCCGGGAACGTGCGCGCGCCATCGCCACGACCATCAGCGACCACCAGCAAACCCTGGGCTGGAGCGATTTTTCCGCCCGCTGGCAAATCGAGCCGCAAGCTCTGGCGGACGAAGTCACCCAAGTCGCCGAGCAAACCGTTCCGGCCCAGATTTCTCTGATCCAGATGCTCGACAAGGCGGCCGAAACCTATCAGGTCGGCCTGACCATCCTGAGCGAGGACTTGCTGGCACTGGGGAAAACCACGGCCTACTGGAGCCGGCTACGCAAGATCCCCAGCATCCATTTATTGCACGGCGTAGCGCTGGCACGCCCCTATACCGTCCACGACCAACTGATTTGCGACACGCTGGCGGTCTACGGCGAGCGCAGCGTCGAAAGCTATCTCGACGCCGGCATCGGCGGCGACCGCATCCGCATCACCGGCAACCCGGCCTGGGACGACTACGCAGAACGCATCCCCCGCCGCACCGAGGAAAAGGCCAGGCTGCACACTACCTACGGACTGGACCCGGAAGCGCCGATTGTCGTCTTCTCGCCAACCTGGGCACACAACCTCAGCGCCATTGCCGATGAACACGTCTTTGGCCGTTCACTCAAAGCGTTCATCGAAACCATCGGAGATTTGCAGGCGCAGGGGCTGAGTATCAACGCCATCATCAAGGATCGGCCAAGCAACTACGAATTCGGACGCCAGCGCTATGAGGAAATTTGCGCCGAACTGGGCGTGGACCGTAACAATTTCCTCTATCTCAAGGATGCGCCGGAACCCTGGGTACTAGCGGCCGACGTCCTGATCGGCGTCGATTCGAACATTCTGGTCGAAGCACTGCTCTGCGGCACACCGGCGATCAACCTGATGACCGACTGGGGCTTGCGCCTGGGCCCGAGTTTTGATGGCGATAGCGGGATTGTCGAAGTACCGGCAGAAGAACTCGGAAAAACCCTGCTCAAGCTGATTGCCGATCCGCTCTGGCGTGCAGACAAGATTCACCGGATGCATGCCGCTGCACCGCGTTACAACATCGGTATCGATGGCAAGGCCAGCCTGCGGGTTGCCGAACTGATGAGCGAACTGTTCCGCCAGCAAGTGGCGGAACAGCAAGGCTACGTCTGGCAGGACTGCCTCGACGTGCCCGATATCGATGCCACTGGCTACCATGGCGGGGCACGAGGCGATCTGGTGGACTTTTTTACCAACTCGCCGAAGATGCTGCTCGATATCGGCTGTGCCGCCGGCGGCACCGGTGCTGTCTTCAAGCAGAAATATCCGCAGGCCACGGCCTGGGGCTTTGAACTGAACCGTTCGGCCGCTGCCGTCGCCAGCCAGCGGCTGGACCGGGTATTCACCGGAAAGTTTGAGGAAACCGACCTGGCCGCAGCCGGCCTGGTCCCCGGCAGCGTCGACGCGGTCATCCTCGCCGACGTGCTTGAGCACATGTACAACCCGTGGAAGGTGATGGAAGCGCTGCGCCCGTGGCTATCGCCCACCGCCCAGATTGCCATCTCGATTCCCAACGTCCGCAACCTGGCGCTGATGGACGACCTGGCCAACGGTTATTTCCGCTACGAACGCCTGGGTCTGCTCGACATTACCCATATCCGCTTCTTTACCTACAAAGAGCTACAGCGTTTCTTCCACGAAACCGGCTACCACGTGGTCAAGAACGTGTTCGGCATCGACACCCGCCTGAGCGAACTGTTCCAGCGCTACAAGGACCGCTGCCCCTGCGATATTGATACCGGCAAGATGGTCATCAAGAATGTCAGCCAGGACGAACTGATGGAGATGTGCAGTCTGCAGTTCTTCATGCTGGTCGAACCTGGACGTGAGCAACTGGTCGGTTACGAACAGGCAGGGCAATTCCAGCAGGCGCCGGAGCACGTCTACGCCAACTTCCTCAACTCGCACCTGATCACCCGGCCGGAAGCCGAAATGTTCGAGCGCCGCCTGACCGAATGGGAAACCCGCCTGGGCCACCCGCCGCGAGTGCTGGTCACGGTCTATATCCATGCGGAATGGCTTGGTCTGCTGACGCCGACAATCAACTCCCTGGCCCAGCAGTATTACGATCATGTTGAGGTCTGCATTGTTTCGTCGGCGCCGATGCCGGCAGAACTGCAAGCCGGCGGACGCATCGCCTGGCATCAGAGCGGCGATGCGCCGCATGCCGCGCTCAACCAGGTAATTGCCGAACGCGAGTGTGATTGGGTCCTGATGCTGAATGGAGGCGACCAGATTGCACCGCACAGCCTGCTGCTATTGCTCGAGGCTGCCTACAGCAGCCCTCAAGCCCGTCTGATTTATGCGGACGAAGATCAGTACAGCACCCAATCCGGGAGCTATGAGCGCCCCTTCTTCAAGCCGGACTTCGATGCCGACTACTTGCGCTCGCTGCCCTGGATGGGTGACTGCTTCCTGATCGCCCGTGAAACTTTCCTGGCGCTCGGCGGCTATGCACCGGAATTTGCCGGGATGGCCGAATACCAGTTCCAGTTGCGCCTGCTGGAACACGGCGGAGCAGAGGCCTTTGCCCATGTTCAGGATGTTCTCTTCCACCGCATCGGAGAGCGCAGCACTGCTTTGCAACCCACCGAACAACTGGTTGCGCTGGGCCAGCAGGCGCTCGACCAGCATCTGGCCAGACAAGCTGCAACAGCGCGTAGCCGTGCCGGTACCTTGCCGGGCACCTATGCCGTTGATTACCCTGTCCCAGAGCAAGCCAGCGTCAGCATTGTTCTGGTCAGCCACAATCGGGCCGGCACTCTCGCCCGCACACTCGAGGCCCTGCTCGAACAAACCCGTTCGCTACCGCACGGACTGTCTTGCGAGATCGTGGTCATTGATGCCGCTTCGGATGACCCCGAAACCCTGGCCAGGCTGCAAGCAATGGATGGCAGCGATAACGACCGGCTACGGGTCTTTCCGGCTGACACCATCGAACACGGTTACACCCGCCTGCTCAATCTGGGGGCAGGCCAGGCCCGAGGAGACTTCCTGCTGTTTCTGGCTGCCGACTGCGTACCGCTCAGTCCAGACTGGCTGCCCCGCCTGCTCGCACAAGCCGCACGCCCCGGCATTGGCTGCGTTGGCGGCCGCCTGATCGACAAACAAGGGCAAATCGTCTCTGCCGGCCGCGTCCTCGGTCTGCTTGGCGATGCGGCCTCGCCCTGGCAGGGGCAAAAATTCGACCAGCCCGGCTATTTCGGCCGCCTGCACTGCACTCAGCAGCGCCAGGCCCTCTCGCTTGAATGCCTGCTGTTGCGGCGGGACGATTTCCTTGCGGCCGGCGGCTTCGACGAAGGCTTCCGCTACCTGTTTGCCGATGTTGATCTTTGCCTCAGACTACGCAGCCACGGCCTGACTCACCTGTGGACTCCGGACGTCACGCTACTGCACGAGAAGCTCGACCTGCTGATGCTCTCGGATATCCCCGACGACGAAAAACAGGGAGTTTACGAAGTCGACCGTGACTGCCTCTATGATCGCTGGCTGGACCAACTGAGTGCCGACCCCAGCTATAACCGCAACCTGTCGCTCTACGATCCTGACGGGGTGATCGAGGTCCGCTCCGAACTGACCAAGCTCAAGCTCACCTGGCGTCCGCTGCCCCGCATGCTGGCAATCCCGATGGACAACGCCGGTTGCGGCAATTACCGGATAGTCCAGCCATTCAATGCGGCACTTCAGGAAAAGCGACTTGACGGGTGGTGCCGCTTTGGCACCTTCCATCCGCTCGAAGTCGCCCGCATGGCCCCCGATGTACTGTATGTCCAGCGCCATGTTCTCGCCCAGTACCAGCATGCGCTAGCCAACTACCGGCGTCACTTCCCGCAAACCAAGATCATTTTCGAACTGGACGACCTGATGTGGGCCGTTCCGGAGAAAAGCATCCACCGCAAGGATCTGCCCAACAATCTGAAGGAACGCGCGGCGCAATCGCTGGCACTGTGCGATCGCCTGATTGTGACCACCGAACCCCTGGCCGAGATGATGCGTGACTTTGCTCCCGATATCCGGGTCATCCCGAACACCATCGACCTGTCAGTCTGGGGCAAACTGCGCGCCCAGCGCCTGAACACCCCCAAACCTCGAGTCGGCTGGGCAGGAGGCAGCAGCCACACAGGGGATCTGGAAATCCTGCTGCCGGTGATCGAGGCACTCAAGGATGAAGTCGATTGGGTGTTTTTTGGCATGCACCCAGCGGGTGCCCGAGAAATGATCGCCGAATACCACGGCGGCGTCACTTTCGTCGAGTACGCTCCCAAGCTTGCCACGCTGAACCTCGACCTCGCCCTTGCTCCGCTGGAAGACAACCTGTTCAACGAATGCAAGAGCAATCTTCGCCTGCTTGAATACGGAATTCTTGGCTACCCGGTGATTGCCAGCGACTTGACCCCCTATCGCTGCGACTTGCCGGTAACACTGGTAGAAAACCGCAGCGAGGCCTGGATTTCGGCGATTCGCGAGGCCATTGCCGACCGTGGCCGCCTGGCACAGGCTGGAGACAAGCTGCGCGCAGCGATTCTTCGCGACTGGACCCTGGAAAGCCAGGCCGAAGCCTGGCACGACGCCTGGTTCAATTTCGCCAACTGA
- the pseI gene encoding pseudaminic acid synthase, producing the protein MTPQTLKIDGRIIGATTPPYVIAEMSANHNGNLDTALRIIEEAKKAGADALKLQTYRPDTITLDSDLPDFQLTDGLWGGRTLYQLYEWAHTPWEWHRPLFEHARKVGITIFSTPFDTTAVDLLEDLNAPAYKIASFEAVDLPLIRYAAATGKPMIISTGMADAEEIGEAVDAARSGGCRELAVLHCVSGYPAPAADYNLRTLLDMQQRFGTLVGLSDHTLDNTTAIASIALGACIVEKHFTLDRNGGGPDDSFSLEPAGLAELCRGTRTAWEALGQVNYARKSSEQGNVKFRRSLYFVRDLQAGEVITADCIRSVRPGYGMAPKHYDAIIGKRVIATVHACTPVKPELLAD; encoded by the coding sequence ATGACTCCGCAGACACTCAAGATTGACGGCCGCATCATTGGCGCCACCACCCCGCCCTACGTGATCGCCGAAATGTCGGCCAATCACAACGGCAATCTGGATACCGCCCTGCGCATCATCGAAGAAGCGAAAAAAGCCGGCGCCGATGCGCTCAAGCTGCAAACCTACCGCCCCGATACCATCACCCTGGACTCGGACCTGCCGGACTTCCAGCTGACCGACGGCCTGTGGGGCGGACGTACCCTTTATCAACTGTACGAGTGGGCGCACACCCCTTGGGAATGGCACCGACCGCTGTTCGAGCACGCCCGCAAGGTCGGCATCACCATCTTCAGTACACCGTTCGACACCACGGCCGTCGACCTGCTCGAAGACCTGAATGCGCCGGCCTACAAGATCGCCTCGTTCGAAGCCGTCGACCTGCCGCTGATCCGCTACGCAGCGGCGACCGGCAAGCCGATGATCATTTCGACCGGGATGGCCGATGCCGAGGAAATCGGCGAAGCGGTCGACGCCGCCCGCAGCGGCGGTTGCCGCGAACTCGCCGTACTCCATTGCGTCAGCGGCTATCCGGCACCGGCCGCCGACTACAACCTGCGCACCCTGCTCGACATGCAGCAGCGCTTCGGCACCCTGGTCGGGCTCTCCGACCACACCCTCGACAACACCACGGCGATCGCCAGCATTGCGCTCGGTGCCTGCATCGTCGAAAAACATTTCACCCTAGACCGCAACGGCGGCGGCCCCGACGACAGTTTTTCGCTCGAACCCGCCGGGCTGGCCGAACTTTGCCGGGGCACACGGACCGCCTGGGAGGCGCTCGGTCAGGTCAACTACGCGCGCAAATCGAGCGAACAAGGCAATGTCAAATTCCGCCGTTCGCTCTACTTCGTCCGCGACCTGCAGGCCGGCGAGGTGATCACCGCCGACTGCATCCGCAGCGTCCGCCCCGGTTATGGCATGGCGCCCAAACATTACGATGCGATCATCGGCAAACGGGTGATTGCCACGGTCCACGCCTGTACGCCGGTAAAACCGGAATTGCTTGCCGACTGA
- a CDS encoding Gfo/Idh/MocA family protein — protein sequence MNLAAHSASRPLRAALIGCGRIAIGHPDDHPALQAASHAAAYQACPDSELVGVCDSRPEVAAAASARLGVPAFSDYRSLLGAVQPEVVSLCTPDETHAAILADILPTPGLRGVLAEKPLALALAAASELVASAAQHGVVLAVNYSRRYAPSQQALAQRLASGALGRIHSVSGCYSKGIRHNGTHWFDWLRLLLGAAADGPAEVIAYPGGEAFGDDPSPHLMLRFASGLVAQLQAADHSAYSLFEITLNGDAGRLRIDQSGHRACWQPVIDSPLYAGYRTLADGTPEDSLMSNALLHAVADLLAAIRCGRPPACSGADALAALRLADAACRSLAGGCPVTC from the coding sequence ATGAACCTCGCCGCACACTCCGCCTCTCGCCCCCTGCGCGCCGCACTGATCGGCTGCGGCCGCATTGCCATCGGCCACCCCGACGACCACCCGGCACTGCAGGCGGCCTCGCACGCTGCCGCCTACCAGGCCTGCCCGGACAGCGAACTGGTCGGCGTCTGCGATAGCCGCCCCGAGGTCGCTGCCGCTGCCAGCGCCCGCCTCGGGGTTCCTGCCTTCAGCGATTACCGCAGCCTGCTGGGGGCGGTACAACCCGAGGTGGTGAGCCTGTGCACACCGGACGAAACGCACGCGGCGATCCTCGCCGACATCCTGCCCACGCCCGGCCTGCGCGGTGTACTGGCCGAAAAGCCGCTGGCGCTGGCGCTGGCGGCGGCGAGCGAACTGGTCGCCAGCGCAGCGCAACACGGCGTTGTCCTCGCCGTCAATTACTCGCGCCGCTACGCGCCCAGCCAGCAAGCCCTGGCGCAACGCCTGGCCAGCGGCGCACTGGGCCGGATTCACAGCGTCAGTGGCTGCTACAGCAAAGGCATCCGCCACAACGGCACGCACTGGTTCGACTGGCTGCGGCTGTTGCTTGGCGCTGCCGCCGACGGTCCGGCGGAAGTCATCGCCTATCCCGGCGGCGAAGCCTTTGGCGACGACCCCAGCCCGCACCTGATGCTGCGCTTCGCCAGCGGCCTGGTCGCCCAGCTGCAAGCCGCCGACCACAGCGCCTACAGTCTGTTCGAGATCACCCTCAACGGCGACGCCGGCCGCCTGCGCATCGACCAGTCGGGACACCGCGCCTGCTGGCAGCCGGTGATCGACAGCCCGCTCTACGCCGGCTATCGCACCCTCGCCGACGGCACGCCGGAAGACAGCCTGATGAGCAATGCCTTGCTGCATGCCGTCGCCGACCTGCTGGCAGCAATCCGCTGCGGCCGCCCCCCGGCCTGCAGTGGCGCCGATGCGCTGGCCGCTCTGCGCCTCGCCGACGCTGCCTGTCGCTCGCTGGCCGGCGGCTGCCCGGTGACATGCTGA
- a CDS encoding DegT/DnrJ/EryC1/StrS family aminotransferase, with translation MNDLPALLGGTPVRSTPFPVYRTIGAEEKQAVMEVLDSGVLSQFLGAWSPDFFGGPRVRELEADWCQHFSVAHAVSVNSATSGLYAAVGAAGVGPGDEVIVSPYTMSASAAAALVYGAVPVFADIDPETYCLTAETIRAKLSARTKAVIVVDIFGHPADFAPIMELAHEHGLTVIEDCAQAPGALYHGKAAGTLAHMGVYSLNYHKTIHCGEGGLVVTDDPALAKRLQLIRNHGEAVVKNMGYQGELTNLVGFNYRMTEIEAAIAREQLKKLPQLVARRQENAAYLNRGLQGLRGLSLPQVAPGCTHGWYVYPLKYSAAVTGVARATYLAALRAEGVEIAAGYVEPLYLQPLYQQKIAYGNEHFPFSLRPEVSYARGLCPVTERMHFDELLYSPLIHADLGQAELDQVIAAFHKIDRHLDALRSVAA, from the coding sequence ATGAACGACCTCCCCGCCCTGCTCGGCGGCACGCCGGTACGCAGCACCCCGTTTCCCGTCTATCGCACCATCGGCGCCGAGGAAAAACAGGCGGTGATGGAAGTGCTCGACAGCGGTGTCCTGTCGCAATTCCTCGGCGCCTGGTCGCCCGACTTCTTCGGCGGCCCGCGCGTGCGCGAACTGGAAGCCGACTGGTGCCAGCATTTTTCCGTCGCCCACGCGGTGTCGGTCAATTCGGCGACTTCCGGCCTCTACGCCGCTGTTGGCGCAGCCGGCGTCGGTCCGGGCGATGAGGTCATCGTCTCGCCCTACACCATGTCGGCCTCGGCCGCTGCGGCGCTGGTCTATGGCGCGGTGCCGGTGTTTGCCGACATCGACCCCGAAACCTACTGCCTGACCGCCGAGACGATCCGGGCGAAGCTCAGCGCACGGACCAAGGCCGTGATCGTGGTCGATATCTTCGGCCACCCGGCCGATTTCGCCCCGATCATGGAATTGGCCCACGAACACGGGTTGACCGTGATCGAAGACTGCGCCCAGGCGCCCGGCGCGCTCTATCACGGCAAAGCCGCCGGTACGCTGGCGCATATGGGGGTGTATAGCCTCAATTACCACAAGACCATCCACTGCGGCGAAGGTGGACTCGTGGTCACCGACGACCCGGCACTGGCCAAACGCCTGCAACTGATCCGCAACCATGGCGAAGCGGTGGTCAAGAACATGGGGTATCAAGGCGAGCTGACCAATCTGGTCGGGTTCAACTACCGGATGACCGAAATCGAAGCCGCGATTGCCCGCGAGCAGCTGAAAAAATTGCCGCAACTGGTGGCCCGGCGGCAGGAAAATGCCGCCTATCTGAATCGCGGCCTGCAGGGATTGCGCGGTCTGAGCCTGCCGCAAGTTGCACCCGGCTGCACCCATGGCTGGTATGTTTACCCGCTCAAGTACTCGGCCGCCGTTACCGGCGTCGCGCGCGCCACCTATCTCGCCGCACTGCGCGCGGAGGGTGTCGAGATCGCTGCCGGCTACGTCGAACCGCTTTACCTGCAGCCGCTCTACCAGCAGAAAATCGCCTACGGCAACGAGCACTTCCCGTTCTCGCTGCGCCCCGAGGTCAGCTACGCCCGTGGACTGTGCCCGGTCACCGAACGGATGCACTTCGACGAACTGCTGTACTCGCCGCTGATCCACGCCGACCTGGGCCAAGCCGAACTCGACCAGGTGATTGCCGCCTTCCACAAGATCGACCGCCACCTGGATGCCCTGCGGAGCGTCGCTGCATGA